A window from Gossypium raimondii isolate GPD5lz chromosome 7, ASM2569854v1, whole genome shotgun sequence encodes these proteins:
- the LOC105789086 gene encoding uncharacterized protein At1g66480 isoform X2, whose translation MGNSIGGRNKAKVMKIDGETIKLKTPIRVWDVLKDYPTGHVLLDSQTVKHYGIRAKPLEPQESLKPKKIYFLVELPKLADDEVHKAPRRVRSGGIHMSAKDRLECLMLSRRTVSDLSMVRPSSTSMVPDGVRLGGGGTSGGGMMTVKMRLPKSQMAKLMEESKDGVEVAEKILDLYTGNGGSGGDDAGNRIHREAPWKPGLGTVGENFKPKRERVSFIPQEEGEIHLANQL comes from the exons ATGGGGAACAGCATAGGAGGAAGAAACAAGGCAAAGGTAATGAAAATCGATGGTGAAACCATCAAATTAAAGACACCAATTCGAGTTTGGGATGTTCTAAAAGATTATCCAACAGGCCATGTTTTATTAGATTCACAAACCGTGAAGCATTATGGGATCCGTGCTAAGCCATTAGAGCCACAAGAGAGCTTGAAACCCAAGAAAATCTACTTCTTGGTGGAGCTGCCGAAGCTTGCCGATGATGAAGTTCATAAGGCGCCGAGGAGGGTGCGGTCAGGAGGGATTCATATGAGTGCTAAAGATAGGTTAGAGTGTTTGATGTTGTCGAGAAGGACGGTGTCGGACCTTTCTATGGTTCGACCGTCGTCGACGAGCATGGTGCCCGATGGGGTTCGACTAGGTGGTGGTGGTACTTCCGGTGGGGGGATGATGACTGTGAAAATGAGGTTGCCTAAGTCTCAAATGGCTAAGTTGATGGAAGAGAGCAAAGATGGTGTTGAGGTGGCTGAGAAGATCCTTGATCTTTATACCGGAAATGGTGGTAGTGGCGGTGATGATGCCGGTAATCGAATCCACCGTGAAGCACCGTGGAAGCCTGGCCTTGGTACCGTTGGAGAAAACTTTAAGCCCAAACGTGAG AGAGTGAGCTTTATTCCACAAGAAGAAGGTGAAATCCATTTAGCAAATCAATTGTAG
- the LOC105789086 gene encoding uncharacterized protein At1g66480 isoform X1 yields the protein MGNSIGGRNKAKVMKIDGETIKLKTPIRVWDVLKDYPTGHVLLDSQTVKHYGIRAKPLEPQESLKPKKIYFLVELPKLADDEVHKAPRRVRSGGIHMSAKDRLECLMLSRRTVSDLSMVRPSSTSMVPDGVRLGGGGTSGGGMMTVKMRLPKSQMAKLMEESKDGVEVAEKILDLYTGNGGSGGDDAGNRIHREAPWKPGLGTVGENFKPKREKRVSFIPQEEGEIHLANQL from the exons ATGGGGAACAGCATAGGAGGAAGAAACAAGGCAAAGGTAATGAAAATCGATGGTGAAACCATCAAATTAAAGACACCAATTCGAGTTTGGGATGTTCTAAAAGATTATCCAACAGGCCATGTTTTATTAGATTCACAAACCGTGAAGCATTATGGGATCCGTGCTAAGCCATTAGAGCCACAAGAGAGCTTGAAACCCAAGAAAATCTACTTCTTGGTGGAGCTGCCGAAGCTTGCCGATGATGAAGTTCATAAGGCGCCGAGGAGGGTGCGGTCAGGAGGGATTCATATGAGTGCTAAAGATAGGTTAGAGTGTTTGATGTTGTCGAGAAGGACGGTGTCGGACCTTTCTATGGTTCGACCGTCGTCGACGAGCATGGTGCCCGATGGGGTTCGACTAGGTGGTGGTGGTACTTCCGGTGGGGGGATGATGACTGTGAAAATGAGGTTGCCTAAGTCTCAAATGGCTAAGTTGATGGAAGAGAGCAAAGATGGTGTTGAGGTGGCTGAGAAGATCCTTGATCTTTATACCGGAAATGGTGGTAGTGGCGGTGATGATGCCGGTAATCGAATCCACCGTGAAGCACCGTGGAAGCCTGGCCTTGGTACCGTTGGAGAAAACTTTAAGCCCAAACGTGAG aAGAGAGTGAGCTTTATTCCACAAGAAGAAGGTGAAATCCATTTAGCAAATCAATTGTAG